In one Acidobacteriota bacterium genomic region, the following are encoded:
- a CDS encoding HEPN domain-containing protein: MKNELDLARALMSKAESDRRMAEIGIEHDGPLDAVAFHVQQTAEKLLKALLASRSIECPRG; encoded by the coding sequence ATGAAAAACGAGCTTGACCTGGCGCGGGCTCTGATGAGCAAGGCCGAAAGCGATCGGCGTATGGCTGAGATCGGCATCGAGCATGACGGGCCTTTGGACGCCGTCGCCTTTCACGTCCAACAGACCGCTGAGAAGCTGCTTAAGGCCTTGCTTGCGTCGCGAAGCATTGAATGTCCGCGGGGATAG
- a CDS encoding DUF433 domain-containing protein, which yields MAARVPKEPKGTKLKLVCEIRGGEPYEYYPLGKYIVAAPGVCGGRPTIKYHRLDALHIIGFLERGDSPKQIARNYRIPVAAVHEAVKLASLYDYEESYS from the coding sequence ATGGCTGCGAGAGTTCCCAAAGAACCAAAAGGAACTAAGCTGAAGCTAGTGTGTGAGATTCGTGGCGGCGAGCCGTACGAGTATTATCCTCTCGGCAAGTACATCGTAGCCGCCCCTGGCGTTTGCGGCGGGCGGCCGACGATCAAGTATCACCGGCTCGATGCCCTGCACATCATCGGCTTCCTGGAACGCGGAGACAGTCCGAAGCAGATCGCACGCAACTATCGCATTCCCGTCGCGGCCGTGCATGAAGCAGTTAAGCTTGCGTCACTCTACGATTATGAAGAGAGCTATTCATAG
- a CDS encoding nucleotidyltransferase domain-containing protein: protein MKQVIVDENLLREIVDRLVKAIDPDRIVLFGSRARGGERGDSDIDLLVVKDSDDPPHRRLIPAYRALTGIGVPKDILWRTPSEIRDWAGVQNYIATRALREGRVLYEKRA, encoded by the coding sequence GTGAAACAAGTCATTGTAGACGAGAACTTGCTTCGCGAGATCGTCGACCGGCTGGTCAAGGCGATCGACCCGGACCGAATAGTTCTCTTCGGCAGTCGAGCGCGGGGCGGCGAGCGAGGCGATAGTGACATCGATCTGCTGGTTGTTAAGGACTCCGATGATCCCCCACACCGACGGCTGATTCCCGCCTACCGCGCACTAACCGGAATCGGTGTTCCCAAAGACATTCTCTGGCGAACTCCTAGCGAGATTAGAGACTGGGCGGGCGTCCAAAACTACATCGCTACACGTGCCTTGCGCGAAGGAAGAGTGCTCTATGAAAAACGAGCTTGA
- a CDS encoding putative toxin-antitoxin system toxin component, PIN family, whose product MSNDQSVRPYQIVLDTNVLVTAFRSRRGASHKLVTLLKDTRWQVNLSTPLVLEYEEVLKRPGLVTGFSNETIDVFLDGLCAISNQHDIFYLWRPLARDPDDDFLLELAVRAQADFIVTYNTSDLLPATQFGIALVTPKEFLQRMGELA is encoded by the coding sequence ATGTCAAACGATCAATCTGTTAGACCCTATCAAATCGTCTTGGATACAAACGTGCTGGTTACCGCATTCCGCTCGCGGCGCGGCGCGTCTCACAAGCTCGTCACTTTGCTCAAAGACACACGCTGGCAAGTTAATCTTTCCACACCGCTTGTCCTGGAGTATGAAGAGGTGCTGAAACGCCCCGGCCTCGTTACCGGATTCAGCAATGAGACCATAGATGTGTTTCTAGACGGTCTCTGTGCTATTTCCAATCAACATGATATTTTCTATCTGTGGCGTCCGTTGGCACGGGACCCTGATGATGATTTCTTGTTAGAGCTTGCAGTTCGAGCCCAAGCAGATTTCATCGTTACATACAACACGAGCGATTTGCTACCGGCGACGCAGTTTGGCATCGCGTTAGTTACGCCGAAAGAGTTTTTGCAACGGATGGGAGAACTTGCATGA